From the Blastomonas fulva genome, one window contains:
- a CDS encoding ATP-binding protein produces the protein MNPTVIRPSVSPKTITKVTRLFNGTIGDILGELLQNSRRAGASRIDIACCADQDGARLTLVDDGTGVADPQTMIALGDSGWSQHIHEAEDPAGMGVFSLAGKDTRISSRHGDADTGWSVHVPADGWTGAKDIAVVPLARPVGTTITFLMPGVSEQTTERILREVAKFYPLPVFFNGAQVPREDFLAKANYIAEWNGSQIGVFEGREYHQDPTTNFHGMVLTRKLASVSESLGGKTYHARLDIGATPGLALVLPARKEFVENAAFAALQAACKRTIYAALAHRGQHRLSFENWKEARDLGVALPEADPCLPRWHAAIAESDNVNVEYEEVAAGADTILVADIEPDIAQGLERALREQPLRPHLVENHPAYAGYGWYDALHQLGNVRFYVSAGEQGHVIAENGSFPPLDDHVRAETIELRFCVFHRASETQREERIPADVAFVVGEDGWYSGVDQIRIAFVPGPALTPETLVDLIENVCFCASDDSEADSWDTQHEHFLRDARELAARVLLGEDEAVAARIRDTLASILWVIPKGRQVAITVAPGTAIDVQLSACQPAG, from the coding sequence ATGAACCCAACAGTCATCCGACCCAGCGTGAGCCCGAAGACGATCACCAAAGTCACGCGCCTCTTTAACGGCACCATCGGCGATATCCTCGGCGAGCTCCTCCAGAACAGTCGCCGCGCTGGCGCATCCCGGATCGATATCGCCTGCTGCGCCGATCAGGACGGAGCGCGATTGACCCTTGTCGATGATGGAACCGGGGTCGCCGATCCCCAGACCATGATTGCGCTGGGGGATTCGGGCTGGAGCCAGCACATCCATGAGGCCGAAGACCCGGCAGGCATGGGTGTCTTCAGCCTGGCGGGCAAGGACACCCGGATCAGCTCACGTCATGGCGATGCCGACACCGGATGGTCGGTGCATGTCCCCGCGGATGGCTGGACCGGCGCGAAGGACATTGCCGTGGTGCCCCTTGCTCGCCCGGTTGGGACGACCATCACCTTCCTGATGCCCGGGGTGAGCGAGCAGACGACCGAGCGGATTCTGCGCGAGGTCGCGAAGTTCTATCCGCTGCCGGTCTTCTTCAATGGCGCGCAAGTGCCGCGCGAGGACTTTCTCGCCAAGGCAAACTACATCGCCGAGTGGAACGGCAGCCAGATCGGCGTGTTCGAGGGGCGCGAATACCACCAGGACCCCACGACGAACTTCCATGGCATGGTGCTCACCCGCAAGCTTGCCAGCGTCTCGGAGAGCCTTGGCGGCAAGACCTACCATGCCCGGCTCGATATCGGGGCCACCCCGGGTCTTGCCCTTGTGCTCCCGGCGCGCAAGGAATTCGTCGAGAACGCCGCATTTGCGGCGCTGCAGGCAGCGTGCAAGCGCACGATCTATGCCGCGCTGGCGCACAGAGGCCAGCACCGGCTTTCCTTCGAGAACTGGAAGGAAGCCCGCGATCTGGGGGTTGCCCTGCCGGAGGCCGACCCCTGCCTGCCCCGCTGGCATGCGGCCATCGCGGAGAGCGACAACGTCAATGTCGAGTATGAGGAAGTCGCGGCAGGTGCGGACACGATCCTTGTCGCGGATATTGAGCCCGATATTGCACAGGGACTGGAGCGCGCGCTGCGCGAGCAACCTTTGCGCCCGCACCTCGTCGAGAACCATCCCGCATACGCTGGCTATGGCTGGTATGACGCGCTGCATCAGCTCGGCAACGTGCGCTTCTATGTTTCAGCCGGGGAGCAGGGCCACGTCATCGCCGAGAACGGCAGCTTCCCGCCGCTCGATGACCATGTTCGAGCCGAGACGATCGAACTGAGGTTCTGTGTCTTTCACCGCGCCAGCGAAACGCAGCGCGAGGAACGGATCCCGGCAGACGTCGCCTTCGTCGTGGGCGAGGATGGCTGGTACAGCGGTGTCGACCAGATCCGTATCGCTTTTGTGCCGGGTCCGGCGCTGACCCCCGAAACGCTGGTCGATCTGATCGAGAACGTCTGTTTCTGCGCGAGCGACGACAGCGAGGCCGATTCCTGGGACACCCAGCACGAGCACTTTCTGCGCGATGCTCGCGAACTCGCGGCCCGGGTGCTGCTCGGCGAGGACGAGGCCGTTGCGGCCCGCATCCGCGACACGCTCGCCAGCATCCTGTGGGTCATTCCCAAGGGCCGGCAGGTTGCCATTACCGTTGCCCCTGGGACCGCGATCGATGTTCAGCTTTCCGCTTGTCAGCCTGCGGGCTGA
- a CDS encoding MarR family winged helix-turn-helix transcriptional regulator, protein MSVSALANGLGTDTTSMSRALAAVALRGLVVLEDGADRRSKSVSITAAGVDLLREAEPHWRKAQRQIAEALGPDGQRDLDQQLDALSRKIGGL, encoded by the coding sequence ATGAGCGTATCGGCTTTGGCAAATGGGCTTGGCACGGACACGACATCGATGTCGCGCGCGCTGGCAGCGGTGGCTTTGCGAGGGCTGGTCGTTTTAGAGGACGGAGCGGACAGACGTTCCAAATCCGTCTCGATCACCGCAGCCGGGGTTGATCTGCTGCGCGAGGCCGAACCGCATTGGCGCAAGGCACAACGGCAGATTGCCGAGGCGCTCGGGCCGGACGGGCAGCGCGATCTCGACCAGCAACTTGACGCATTATCACGCAAGATAGGGGGCTTATGA
- a CDS encoding DUF7007 domain-containing protein — MTCFAPSPRPSTSIWGAVQQADQLAPGVWSVMTASHGGIILSDQRQAAMPPALLIEDGSYEEDCDWALPILAFASELERQRSCSAGFLQLARDTARCWHPDRFGAFTGEAIEENASAILRTRKAYMAVIGEFCVTTAWGDWADWVPEGKVGVIARQVERVDHLGRPTYGEAEVCALIAKDLYAARGEVTALRDTAHEIIPMPEALRPKRVG; from the coding sequence ATGACATGCTTTGCTCCGTCGCCGCGCCCATCGACATCGATCTGGGGTGCTGTCCAGCAGGCCGATCAGCTGGCCCCCGGCGTATGGTCAGTTATGACCGCCAGCCACGGCGGCATCATTCTGTCCGATCAGAGGCAGGCCGCCATGCCGCCGGCGCTACTGATCGAGGACGGCTCCTACGAGGAAGACTGCGACTGGGCGCTCCCGATCCTTGCCTTCGCCAGCGAGCTTGAACGCCAGCGCTCCTGCTCCGCGGGCTTTCTGCAGCTTGCCCGCGATACCGCGCGGTGTTGGCACCCGGACCGCTTCGGTGCCTTTACCGGAGAGGCCATCGAGGAGAATGCGTCCGCGATCCTGCGGACGCGCAAGGCCTATATGGCCGTGATCGGCGAATTCTGCGTGACCACCGCCTGGGGTGATTGGGCCGACTGGGTGCCGGAAGGCAAAGTCGGCGTGATTGCCCGGCAAGTTGAGCGCGTCGATCACCTTGGCCGGCCAACCTATGGCGAGGCTGAGGTCTGCGCGCTCATCGCCAAGGACCTCTACGCGGCGCGCGGCGAGGTCACAGCGCTGCGGGATACGGCGCACGAGATCATTCCGATGCCCGAGGCCCTGCGGCCTAAGCGCGTGGGCTGA
- a CDS encoding antitoxin Xre/MbcA/ParS toxin-binding domain-containing protein — MAIQNYADNGAFAPRKIVDALRTTSDELARSLGLGKDAIQRKDRIASDRTQRRLRQMVEVLNKVEPRFGSALLAYAWYRSEPLPGFSGQTAMQLVQSNRADDVLTYIDAVDAGVHA; from the coding sequence ATGGCGATTCAAAACTACGCTGACAACGGTGCGTTTGCTCCGCGCAAGATCGTCGACGCGCTGCGGACCACCAGCGACGAACTCGCGCGCTCGCTGGGCCTCGGCAAGGATGCGATCCAGCGCAAAGACCGGATCGCGTCCGATCGTACCCAGCGCCGCCTTCGCCAGATGGTCGAGGTGCTCAACAAGGTCGAGCCGCGCTTTGGCTCGGCGTTGCTGGCCTATGCCTGGTACCGCTCGGAACCGCTGCCCGGCTTCTCGGGCCAGACCGCCATGCAGCTGGTACAGAGCAACCGGGCCGATGACGTGCTGACCTATATCGACGCGGTCGACGCCGGCGTCCACGCCTAG
- a CDS encoding DUF6927 domain-containing protein → MGWLYMHRAGMGGFDTPKAYLDNQLTWERENEETGTFEGCRVIRSVSTNGAYYAAVQRYGSNNQTHAISAVICLVRWNPKAADGYLFGYKDMDENSGPVEAGCPRSILEELGPTNHPYALDWRNRCYRQLRLKERKIADGDMIRLPEPMKFTDGSEHAEFRVTKRGAKIELSTPDGRGRFRISRLMERRFEVVPPKRAPRTFFPATP, encoded by the coding sequence ATGGGCTGGCTTTACATGCACCGTGCCGGAATGGGGGGCTTCGACACTCCCAAGGCCTATCTCGACAATCAGCTCACATGGGAGCGCGAGAATGAAGAAACCGGCACCTTCGAAGGATGCCGGGTCATCAGAAGCGTGTCCACAAACGGGGCCTATTACGCAGCTGTCCAGCGCTATGGATCGAACAACCAGACCCACGCCATCTCCGCGGTGATCTGTCTGGTGCGCTGGAACCCCAAGGCCGCAGACGGCTACCTGTTCGGCTACAAGGACATGGATGAAAACTCCGGGCCGGTGGAGGCCGGGTGTCCCAGAAGTATCCTCGAGGAACTGGGTCCGACCAATCACCCTTATGCCCTCGACTGGCGCAACCGGTGCTACCGGCAGCTGCGGCTCAAGGAACGCAAGATCGCCGACGGTGACATGATCCGGCTGCCTGAACCCATGAAGTTCACCGACGGGAGCGAACACGCCGAATTCAGGGTGACAAAGCGCGGCGCGAAGATTGAACTTAGCACGCCCGATGGGCGAGGCCGATTCCGCATCAGCAGATTGATGGAGCGCAGGTTCGAAGTCGTGCCCCCCAAGCGTGCGCCGCGCACATTCTTCCCGGCAACGCCGTAA
- a CDS encoding DUF3768 domain-containing protein — protein sequence MHDTSDLACALQRTERIALLNDAAREGRDRMARIVMTSGLLAELGGDTVAQSMRAQARLMAALRHCTFAPDSPERDFASMDVDGIKVLMKVDYYDTELAFGSEDPANPAMTRRVITLMRPADY from the coding sequence ATGCATGACACATCCGACCTCGCTTGCGCTCTGCAGCGCACCGAGCGCATCGCGCTGCTCAATGATGCCGCGCGGGAGGGCCGTGACCGCATGGCACGCATCGTCATGACCTCCGGGCTTCTAGCCGAACTCGGCGGCGACACGGTGGCACAAAGCATGCGGGCACAGGCCCGGTTGATGGCCGCTCTGCGCCATTGCACCTTCGCCCCGGATTCGCCCGAGCGAGACTTTGCAAGCATGGATGTCGATGGCATCAAGGTGCTGATGAAGGTCGATTATTACGACACCGAACTGGCGTTCGGGTCCGAGGATCCGGCCAATCCAGCGATGACACGGCGCGTCATCACGCTGATGCGGCCAGCGGACTACTGA
- a CDS encoding single-stranded DNA-binding protein codes for MNIVNLVGRLAKDPVARDRSDTRITELILVTERPVIRDGKVQKDPETGYPVKDAEFHKITVFNGLGLPLRQHKAKGDQLAVTGRIHYSRWQDAEGNDRYGCEIIAENVEFL; via the coding sequence ATGAACATCGTCAACCTCGTCGGCCGTCTCGCCAAGGATCCCGTCGCCCGCGACCGCAGCGACACCCGCATCACCGAACTCATCCTCGTGACCGAACGTCCGGTTATCCGCGACGGCAAGGTCCAGAAGGACCCCGAAACCGGCTACCCGGTCAAGGATGCCGAATTCCACAAGATCACCGTCTTCAACGGCCTCGGGCTCCCGCTGCGCCAGCACAAGGCCAAGGGCGACCAGCTCGCCGTGACGGGCCGCATCCACTACTCGCGCTGGCAGGACGCCGAAGGCAATGACCGCTACGGCTGCGAGATCATCGCCGAGAACGTCGAGTTCCTGTGA
- a CDS encoding type II toxin-antitoxin system prevent-host-death family antitoxin produces MPAAANEHPRVPLTRFHNNTGEFLDLATKQPVVLTSHGRERHVIADSEYFHHLEEAARGVIAGHMNIEAVASSDMTEADRKAFANARPSASELANDRWED; encoded by the coding sequence ATGCCAGCGGCGGCGAATGAGCACCCCAGGGTTCCCCTGACCCGGTTTCACAACAACACCGGCGAGTTCCTCGATCTGGCAACCAAACAGCCGGTCGTCCTGACCAGCCATGGCCGCGAGCGGCATGTGATCGCAGATAGCGAATATTTCCACCATCTCGAAGAGGCGGCACGCGGTGTCATCGCCGGCCACATGAATATCGAAGCTGTCGCTTCGTCCGACATGACCGAAGCCGATCGCAAGGCTTTCGCCAATGCACGGCCTTCGGCCAGTGAACTTGCCAATGACCGCTGGGAAGACTGA
- a CDS encoding PaaI family thioesterase, translating into MNAQTTSFAGDLAFEATLVSPGEASGTMPIGPGLLNPFGTVHAGAMVWFADVVATTLALQGQRPEPGMKGFPLAINLSANLLSNSREGHLHARARFVKQGRRVSTVSTEVTSDDGKLLLVLTTTHVAAEG; encoded by the coding sequence ATGAACGCGCAGACCACCAGCTTTGCAGGCGATCTGGCTTTTGAGGCGACACTTGTATCACCCGGTGAGGCAAGCGGGACAATGCCGATCGGGCCGGGGCTGCTCAACCCTTTCGGCACGGTGCACGCTGGTGCCATGGTGTGGTTTGCTGATGTGGTTGCCACCACGCTCGCCTTGCAAGGCCAACGGCCTGAACCCGGCATGAAGGGGTTTCCCCTTGCAATCAACCTGTCGGCCAACCTGCTTTCCAACTCCCGCGAAGGCCACCTCCATGCCCGGGCGCGTTTCGTGAAACAGGGGCGACGGGTTTCGACGGTGAGCACCGAAGTCACATCCGACGATGGCAAGCTGCTGCTGGTTCTTACCACCACCCACGTGGCCGCAGAAGGATAA
- a CDS encoding LysE family translocator, translated as MFLLMIIPGPDMVFVTANALGGGVRAGFAAMLGVASGAYLHVIAAAVGISAILQTSQAAYDIVRMGGAAYLAYLGVKFLRSTSSISEIAPAMPRANWAIYRQGVITNLLNPKAALFTLSFVPQFVSSASGAVWSQMLILGVIIVTIMMAVELPIILASGRFSRWLAGKSGASKWLDRAIGVMLLGLAAYIAAERKPI; from the coding sequence GTGTTCCTGCTGATGATCATTCCCGGCCCCGATATGGTGTTCGTGACCGCCAACGCGCTGGGCGGCGGCGTGCGTGCCGGCTTTGCCGCGATGCTGGGGGTAGCAAGCGGCGCCTACCTCCATGTCATCGCAGCGGCTGTGGGCATCTCGGCGATCTTGCAAACGTCTCAGGCGGCGTATGACATCGTCCGCATGGGCGGCGCTGCCTATCTGGCTTATCTCGGGGTGAAGTTCCTCAGGTCCACATCGTCGATCTCGGAGATTGCACCGGCAATGCCGCGAGCCAATTGGGCGATCTATCGCCAAGGGGTGATCACCAACCTGCTCAACCCGAAGGCGGCCTTGTTCACGCTCTCATTCGTGCCGCAATTCGTATCGTCCGCGTCCGGCGCGGTATGGTCGCAAATGCTGATCCTTGGCGTGATCATCGTGACCATCATGATGGCGGTGGAATTGCCGATCATCCTTGCATCGGGACGGTTTTCGCGCTGGTTGGCCGGCAAATCGGGCGCAAGCAAGTGGCTCGACCGGGCAATCGGCGTGATGCTGTTGGGTCTCGCCGCTTACATCGCAGCGGAACGTAAGCCAATCTAG
- a CDS encoding DUF736 domain-containing protein, whose amino-acid sequence MNIGTLKANAEGVHIGRITTLTFSATVALRAFESTNERAPKFDLMALSADRRSWVKIGALWEYSSNETGECFLSGQIDDPSLSAPIPVAMFQQNDGSFNVAWRRSKPKASLDGFGSESEGALPPLTATGDEPASDRSVDSAAATGDGLGESTAPAPKGKTRASVDA is encoded by the coding sequence ATGAACATCGGCACCCTCAAGGCCAACGCAGAAGGCGTTCACATCGGCCGCATCACCACCCTGACCTTCAGTGCGACCGTCGCTCTGCGGGCCTTCGAATCCACCAACGAGCGGGCACCCAAGTTCGACCTCATGGCGCTCTCGGCGGACCGCCGCAGCTGGGTCAAGATCGGTGCGCTGTGGGAATACTCGTCGAACGAGACCGGCGAATGCTTCCTGTCGGGCCAGATCGACGATCCCAGCCTCTCGGCGCCGATCCCGGTCGCCATGTTCCAGCAGAACGATGGGAGCTTCAATGTCGCTTGGCGCCGTTCGAAGCCCAAGGCCTCGCTCGACGGCTTCGGCAGCGAGAGTGAAGGCGCCCTGCCGCCGCTCACCGCCACCGGAGACGAACCGGCCAGCGACCGCAGCGTTGACAGCGCCGCTGCCACCGGCGACGGTCTGGGCGAAAGCACCGCTCCGGCACCCAAGGGCAAGACGCGCGCGAGCGTCGACGCCTGA
- a CDS encoding RES family NAD+ phosphorylase, giving the protein MHFTGLLYRAHNPVWSREPLSGEGAARFGGRFNRIGRSALYTSLAPETALREANQVGTLQPTTLVAYQADIGPLLDGRDAAALRPFGIAPTELADPAWRDRMLSGNPVPTQDLAEAAIAQGYAGIVVPSYARGAPADALNLVLWDWDGRITLVDDDDRLGLRNN; this is encoded by the coding sequence ATGCATTTTACCGGGCTGCTCTACCGCGCCCACAACCCGGTTTGGTCCCGCGAACCCCTCTCAGGGGAGGGGGCGGCCCGGTTTGGCGGACGGTTCAATCGCATCGGGCGCAGCGCGCTCTATACTTCCCTCGCCCCAGAGACCGCGCTGCGCGAGGCCAATCAGGTTGGCACCCTCCAGCCCACTACGCTGGTCGCCTATCAGGCCGACATCGGACCGTTGCTCGATGGCCGCGATGCGGCTGCATTACGGCCTTTTGGGATCGCACCGACTGAACTCGCCGACCCGGCGTGGCGCGATCGGATGCTCTCAGGCAACCCGGTCCCGACACAAGACCTGGCGGAGGCCGCGATCGCGCAAGGCTATGCCGGCATCGTCGTCCCGAGCTACGCCCGCGGTGCCCCCGCGGACGCGCTCAATCTGGTCCTGTGGGACTGGGACGGGCGCATCACGCTTGTTGATGACGACGACCGGCTTGGCCTTCGCAATAACTGA
- a CDS encoding DUF2493 domain-containing protein codes for MTVFNSFADLAQARINLADSRDGIVESYDGAFVEHSDLAKLSIIDEPIAAEMPDPDMARRAVEMAIGTIFDVLKDTRMEEFAQQLAWGMVNSFHMTARLAEGREDDAAKKLGELARHFDPSEIYAVELEETQALCQTLQGCREALEAMRDHAADVYRVETGRPFTAARGSQVSKNGVTASQVQARDFLAARAKDRRAQFQPDGPLVIVSGGQKDWHDFAMIWAILDDIKSRIPNMVLGTTGMRKGVDAMAGAWAQQNGVNTILFVPDQRHGNRAPFLRNESIVKLNPVEAIIGEGSGIQSNLAQRLRQAGVPLHIRRISDQAQTRSRTFG; via the coding sequence ATGACTGTTTTCAACTCGTTCGCAGATCTGGCTCAGGCACGGATCAATCTCGCCGACAGCCGTGACGGTATCGTCGAATCCTACGACGGTGCCTTTGTCGAGCACAGCGATCTTGCCAAACTCAGCATCATCGATGAACCGATCGCAGCGGAAATGCCGGATCCCGACATGGCGCGCCGCGCTGTCGAAATGGCCATCGGAACGATTTTCGATGTCCTCAAGGACACCCGCATGGAGGAGTTCGCGCAGCAGCTTGCCTGGGGGATGGTCAACTCGTTTCACATGACCGCCCGTCTGGCCGAGGGGCGCGAAGACGATGCCGCCAAGAAGCTGGGTGAGCTCGCTCGCCACTTTGATCCTTCGGAGATCTACGCCGTGGAGCTCGAGGAGACACAAGCGCTCTGCCAGACCCTGCAAGGATGCCGCGAAGCGCTCGAGGCAATGCGCGATCATGCAGCAGACGTCTACCGCGTCGAAACCGGTCGCCCCTTCACGGCCGCTCGGGGATCGCAAGTCAGCAAGAATGGGGTGACCGCAAGCCAGGTGCAGGCACGCGATTTCCTCGCAGCACGCGCCAAGGATCGCAGGGCGCAGTTCCAGCCCGATGGCCCGCTGGTTATCGTGTCAGGTGGTCAGAAGGATTGGCACGATTTTGCGATGATCTGGGCTATCCTCGACGACATTAAGTCCCGGATCCCCAACATGGTCCTGGGCACGACCGGCATGCGCAAGGGCGTCGACGCCATGGCGGGTGCTTGGGCGCAGCAGAACGGGGTCAACACAATCCTGTTCGTTCCCGACCAGCGCCACGGCAACCGCGCTCCGTTTCTGCGCAACGAGAGCATCGTCAAACTGAACCCGGTTGAAGCGATCATCGGAGAAGGATCCGGCATCCAGTCGAACCTTGCACAGCGCCTCCGTCAGGCTGGCGTGCCGCTGCACATCCGCCGCATCAGCGATCAGGCGCAAACGCGCTCGCGCACCTTCGGCTGA